From a region of the Methylomonas rapida genome:
- a CDS encoding TonB-dependent receptor plug domain-containing protein, whose product MRSRLTHQFMHSVLLNCIVSYGYAQQSMDDFMELSPAELADISVSIASGTAKALSQSAAVTSVITAEQIAAMGATELHEVLETIPGIHATIQPVTNDYSYSMRGIRNDTNSEVLLLMNGTRFSTPQQGTHMAGMIIPVENIERVEVIRGPGSALYGADAFAGVINIVTKKATDLNGVTVGARGGNADTKSTWGQYGGQWQGWDIAASLQYSHNGIDPDRIIEADALSGTPYSLTPAPMQTQNERWNGHLNLQRKHWELSFWAFNETDAGFRAGSNGVLDDRGSLNGSNYLADVRYSSEDLWTDWEFQAHASFLHTDVLANIYNVPPGSVLPIDASGNVSLSAPLGLVAFPDGMRYVSGRKNTVPSFELTNIYKGFSDHVLKLITGFRYEELNTQERRNFGAGVLDATQIATRVAGEVQAVTGTPFAFLDDQHRDIWSVAGQDEWQIAQDWHLTTGLRFDYYSDFGGTLNPRAALVWNINPELTSKILYGQAYRAPSFLEQYQKNSPQFTGNPSLQPETIETTELAFDYRPYKELRNTLNLYYYQIDDLIGGEFVTRGAPLTEVNTEGQEGYGSEFEWDWQFLQDWNLRGNYAWQYAREKAGGRRVANVPEHHVYSALAWSFMPKWQIQTQINWIGHRLSAVDDTRVLDDYETIDLTVNAKNLLGYLDLTASARNLFDSNGKEAAVSSYPNNLPIPGQSFYFEASVHF is encoded by the coding sequence ATGCGAAGCCGTCTAACACATCAGTTTATGCATTCCGTGTTGCTGAACTGCATAGTCAGCTATGGCTATGCCCAGCAAAGCATGGATGATTTCATGGAATTATCCCCCGCCGAGCTGGCTGATATTTCAGTCAGCATAGCCTCCGGCACCGCCAAAGCGTTATCGCAATCGGCCGCGGTTACCAGCGTGATCACGGCGGAACAAATTGCCGCGATGGGTGCGACCGAATTGCATGAAGTCCTGGAAACCATACCCGGCATTCATGCCACGATTCAGCCAGTGACGAACGATTACAGCTACAGCATGCGCGGCATTCGCAACGACACCAATTCGGAAGTGTTGCTGCTGATGAACGGCACCCGTTTCTCGACGCCGCAACAAGGCACGCACATGGCCGGCATGATTATTCCGGTCGAGAACATTGAACGCGTGGAAGTCATCCGCGGCCCGGGTTCGGCGCTTTACGGGGCCGATGCGTTTGCGGGGGTGATCAATATTGTCACCAAAAAAGCCACCGACTTGAATGGCGTTACTGTCGGTGCCCGAGGCGGCAATGCGGATACCAAAAGCACCTGGGGACAATATGGCGGCCAGTGGCAAGGCTGGGATATAGCGGCCAGCTTGCAGTACAGCCATAACGGCATCGATCCGGACCGGATCATCGAGGCCGACGCCTTGAGCGGAACCCCTTATTCCTTAACCCCAGCCCCCATGCAAACCCAAAACGAGCGCTGGAACGGTCATTTGAACCTGCAGCGCAAACATTGGGAGCTGAGCTTCTGGGCTTTCAATGAGACCGATGCCGGTTTTCGTGCTGGTAGCAACGGGGTATTGGATGATCGCGGCTCACTCAACGGCAGCAATTATTTGGCGGATGTCCGCTATTCGAGCGAAGACTTGTGGACAGACTGGGAATTTCAAGCCCACGCCAGTTTTTTGCATACCGATGTCTTGGCCAATATTTATAATGTTCCTCCTGGATCGGTGCTACCCATTGATGCCAGCGGCAATGTCAGTCTTTCAGCGCCGCTTGGCCTAGTCGCCTTCCCTGATGGCATGCGTTATGTCTCCGGCAGGAAAAATACCGTCCCCAGTTTTGAATTGACCAATATCTACAAAGGTTTTTCCGACCATGTCCTAAAGCTGATTACCGGTTTCCGCTACGAGGAACTCAATACCCAGGAGCGTCGAAATTTCGGCGCGGGGGTACTGGATGCGACCCAAATTGCCACAAGGGTAGCCGGCGAAGTACAGGCTGTGACCGGCACACCCTTTGCTTTTTTGGATGATCAGCATCGCGACATCTGGTCGGTGGCCGGACAAGACGAATGGCAAATCGCCCAGGATTGGCATTTGACGACGGGATTGCGTTTCGACTATTACTCCGACTTTGGCGGCACGCTGAATCCGCGCGCCGCCTTGGTCTGGAACATCAACCCTGAGTTGACCAGCAAGATTTTATACGGACAGGCCTATCGCGCGCCCAGCTTTCTGGAGCAATATCAAAAAAACAGTCCGCAATTTACCGGCAATCCATCACTGCAACCGGAAACCATTGAAACCACGGAATTAGCGTTCGATTATCGACCTTATAAAGAACTGAGAAACACGCTCAATCTCTACTACTATCAAATTGATGATTTAATTGGCGGAGAATTCGTCACTCGCGGCGCGCCATTGACCGAAGTCAATACCGAAGGCCAGGAAGGTTACGGCAGCGAATTCGAATGGGATTGGCAGTTCCTGCAAGACTGGAATTTACGCGGCAATTACGCCTGGCAGTATGCCCGCGAGAAAGCGGGCGGCCGGCGAGTTGCCAATGTACCTGAACATCATGTCTATAGCGCATTGGCCTGGAGCTTCATGCCTAAATGGCAGATACAGACGCAAATCAACTGGATAGGTCATCGCCTGAGCGCGGTTGACGATACGAGGGTATTGGACGACTACGAGACGATCGATCTAACCGTGAACGCCAAGAATTTGCTGGGTTATTTGGACCTGACCGCGTCGGCACGCAATCTTTTCGACAGCAACGGTAAGGAAGCGGCTGTCAGTAGTTACCCGAATAACCTGCCGATTCCGGGGCAGAGTTTTTATTTCGAGGCCTCCGTGCATTTTTAA
- a CDS encoding EAL domain-containing protein translates to MSSLFSRFSIKSKLFSITLASSVFAMLIAFLILVIVNINEVKQKAQNELMTAATLIANRSIAAVMFDDPALAKENLNSLARLPDLQNACVYEKQGQLFASLDLATSATCPANSHGQLTHVDKLRLSVIQPMLADQDKIGDVLIISDLTNALIRQLKFIGLVLVVLFIALGVAFLLTIPLLSRVAKPITFLANTAKKISQNHDYSLRATKHSDDEIGVLVDAFNDMLDTVETKNKSLVDLKNNFQALYDNNPTMVFDLNVRGQILSVNQFGAKQIGLSVDELRGASIFKFTHPEDLNDSRNFFHRCLNAPHQVHKQEKRLICHNGNVIWVRESARLVDAKHDQKHLLLVCEDITETRRLADKIAYQASHDELTGLTNRRQFDAYLQNLVQQAQSEGSSHIMCYLDLDQFKVVNDTCGHLAGDELLRQLGELLKQHLRKTDVLARLGGDEFGILMAHCSQEQALITGDKLRNVIADFQFGWENRSFSISVSIGIAPISHTSSNAVEVLKEADAACYAAKEKGRNRVHVFSASDDELAARQGEMQWVEKIRIGIDEDRFQLYGQLIKPTSDQPEGLHFETLLRYRDEQGNIIPPGAFLPAAERYNMAPALDRWVIANLFEYLSSTPGFIERLEVCSVNLSGLSLSDETMLDFIGEQFRKWQIPTYKICFEITETAAISNLSYAKQFIDTLHKKGCLFSLDDFGSGLSSFAYLKNLPVDYLKIDGLFVKDILEDKIDWTMVKAINEVGHVMNKKTIAEFVENQNIFDLLKTLGVNYAQGYGIAKPAPLREL, encoded by the coding sequence ATGAGTAGCTTATTCTCACGTTTTTCCATCAAATCCAAACTCTTTTCAATTACCCTTGCATCCAGCGTTTTTGCAATGCTGATCGCTTTTTTGATTCTGGTCATCGTCAATATCAACGAGGTCAAACAAAAAGCGCAAAACGAGCTAATGACCGCGGCGACTTTGATCGCCAATCGCAGTATCGCCGCCGTCATGTTTGATGACCCAGCACTAGCCAAGGAAAACCTGAATTCGTTGGCCAGACTGCCCGATCTGCAAAATGCTTGTGTCTACGAGAAACAAGGTCAATTGTTTGCCAGCCTGGATCTCGCGACATCCGCCACTTGTCCGGCCAATTCGCATGGGCAGCTTACCCATGTGGATAAACTAAGGCTGTCGGTGATCCAGCCGATGCTGGCAGACCAGGATAAGATTGGCGATGTACTGATAATCTCCGATTTAACTAACGCCTTGATACGCCAGTTAAAATTTATCGGACTGGTCCTGGTCGTTCTGTTCATAGCATTGGGCGTGGCATTTCTCTTGACCATCCCGCTGCTCAGCCGCGTTGCCAAACCCATCACCTTTCTGGCGAATACGGCCAAAAAAATCAGTCAAAACCATGATTATTCCCTGCGTGCGACGAAGCATAGCGATGACGAAATCGGTGTTTTGGTCGATGCCTTCAATGACATGCTGGATACGGTCGAAACCAAAAACAAATCCCTGGTTGACTTGAAAAACAATTTCCAGGCGCTGTACGACAATAATCCAACCATGGTGTTCGACCTCAACGTGCGCGGACAAATATTGTCGGTCAATCAGTTTGGCGCCAAACAGATTGGTCTGAGTGTCGATGAATTGCGAGGCGCCTCTATCTTTAAATTCACCCATCCGGAAGACTTGAACGATAGCCGCAATTTCTTCCACCGCTGCCTAAATGCGCCTCATCAGGTCCACAAGCAGGAAAAACGCCTGATCTGCCACAATGGCAATGTGATTTGGGTGAGAGAGTCCGCCCGCCTGGTTGACGCCAAACACGACCAGAAACACTTGTTGCTGGTCTGTGAAGACATCACGGAAACCCGGCGCCTCGCCGATAAAATTGCTTATCAGGCAAGCCATGATGAACTGACCGGTCTAACCAATCGCCGGCAATTCGATGCTTATCTGCAAAACCTCGTCCAGCAAGCCCAGAGTGAAGGCAGCTCGCATATCATGTGCTATCTGGATTTGGATCAATTCAAGGTCGTCAATGATACCTGCGGCCATTTGGCGGGCGATGAATTGCTAAGGCAACTTGGCGAATTGTTGAAACAGCACTTGCGTAAAACCGATGTATTGGCCCGTCTGGGTGGCGACGAATTCGGCATTTTGATGGCGCATTGTTCTCAAGAGCAAGCGCTGATCACGGGAGACAAACTGCGGAATGTCATCGCCGATTTCCAGTTCGGCTGGGAAAACCGCAGCTTCAGCATCAGCGTCAGTATCGGTATAGCTCCGATCAGCCATACCAGCAGCAATGCCGTCGAAGTTTTGAAGGAAGCGGACGCTGCCTGTTACGCCGCCAAGGAAAAAGGCCGCAATCGGGTCCATGTGTTCAGCGCAAGCGATGATGAATTGGCGGCGCGACAAGGGGAAATGCAATGGGTGGAAAAAATCCGTATCGGCATCGATGAAGATCGTTTTCAATTGTACGGTCAATTGATCAAGCCGACCAGCGATCAGCCAGAAGGCTTGCATTTCGAAACCCTGCTGCGCTATCGCGACGAGCAAGGCAACATCATACCGCCGGGCGCTTTTTTACCCGCCGCGGAACGTTACAACATGGCCCCCGCGCTGGATCGCTGGGTAATCGCCAATTTATTTGAGTATCTGAGCAGCACGCCTGGATTCATCGAGCGCCTGGAAGTCTGCTCCGTCAATCTTTCCGGCTTGTCCTTATCCGACGAAACCATGCTGGACTTCATCGGCGAACAATTCCGCAAGTGGCAAATCCCGACCTATAAAATTTGCTTCGAAATCACCGAAACCGCTGCGATTAGCAATTTATCCTACGCCAAGCAGTTCATCGACACGCTGCACAAAAAAGGCTGCTTGTTTTCGCTGGACGATTTCGGCAGCGGTTTATCGTCGTTCGCCTATCTGAAAAACCTGCCGGTGGACTATCTGAAAATCGATGGATTGTTTGTCAAAGACATATTGGAAGACAAGATTGACTGGACCATGGTCAAGGCCATCAATGAAGTCGGCCATGTCATGAATAAAAAGACTATCGCCGAATTCGTCGAAAATCAAAACATTTTCGATCTTTTGAAAACCCTAGGCGTCAATTACGCCCAAGGCTATGGTATCGCCAAGCCAGCACCCTTGCGAGAACTGTGA
- a CDS encoding YfiR family protein, which translates to MVFFAYDSLFARAIVDAVIKTTLLFCLIFNAAHGSDDLEYKIKAAYLYNFTKFISWPEKDSETFNLCIVGSDPFDGLLASLESKTALNKPIRVHRYEHAKQASGCHIVYFDKEQLPAEIANALPEGTLTVGSHAFFAETGGMIGFVLEEEKIRLHINLKALKRSGLGISAKLIEVSTLAEGDEHE; encoded by the coding sequence TTGGTATTTTTTGCGTATGACAGCTTGTTTGCTAGGGCGATAGTCGACGCTGTCATCAAGACCACCTTGCTATTTTGCCTGATTTTCAACGCCGCGCATGGCAGCGACGATTTGGAATACAAAATCAAGGCAGCTTATCTCTACAATTTCACCAAGTTCATTAGCTGGCCGGAAAAAGATAGCGAAACGTTCAATCTCTGCATCGTCGGCAGCGATCCTTTCGACGGATTGCTGGCTAGCCTGGAGAGCAAGACAGCACTGAACAAACCCATACGGGTACACCGCTATGAACACGCCAAACAGGCAAGCGGCTGTCATATCGTCTATTTCGACAAAGAACAATTACCGGCCGAGATAGCCAACGCGTTACCCGAGGGCACGCTGACGGTGGGTAGCCATGCTTTTTTTGCCGAAACCGGCGGCATGATCGGTTTTGTGCTGGAAGAGGAAAAAATCAGGCTGCATATCAACCTAAAGGCGTTGAAACGTAGCGGACTTGGCATCAGCGCCAAACTGATCGAAGTTTCGACCTTAGCCGAAGGGGATGAACATGAGTAG
- a CDS encoding M18 family aminopeptidase: MNDREQVKDLLDFIDASPSPWHAIDSIRQRLHAFGFQCLDEREAWSLSGGRYYVVRDDSSIVVFVIGGKDLAQNGFKILGAHTDSPGLRIKPQPVINSDPLLRLAVEVYGGPILATFSDRDLSLAGRIAYRADDGQISTRLLRFEQPLLRLPNLAIHMNRSVNEDGLKFNKQTELPLLFARTSAQQLPGDRFTSMLSEASGLSAEQILSWEFNVYDTQKGAFWGEEQLFYADSQLDNLASCHAGLTALLHEDALNSGNTLVCAFFDHEEIGSESCKGAAGSFLPDILQRISATMNLKEQDYQRALANSLMISADMAHAYQPNFPNAYEPGHKIFVNQGPVVKINANHRYASSCLSEAAFIDICRQAEVPFQKYAHRGDLPCGSTIGPIASAKLGIATVDVGNPMWAMHSARESAGVMDHSYMIKALNQFFSP; the protein is encoded by the coding sequence ATGAACGATAGAGAACAGGTTAAAGATTTGCTGGATTTCATCGACGCCAGCCCTAGCCCTTGGCATGCCATAGACAGCATTCGGCAGCGCCTGCACGCGTTCGGCTTCCAATGTCTGGATGAACGAGAGGCCTGGTCATTGAGCGGCGGCCGATATTATGTGGTGCGCGACGATTCGTCGATTGTCGTGTTTGTAATCGGCGGCAAGGACTTGGCCCAAAACGGCTTCAAAATCCTCGGCGCCCATACCGATTCTCCCGGCCTGCGCATCAAACCCCAGCCAGTGATCAATAGCGATCCTTTGCTACGGTTGGCGGTGGAAGTCTATGGCGGTCCGATATTGGCCACTTTCAGCGACCGCGACTTGAGCTTGGCCGGCCGTATCGCTTATCGCGCCGACGACGGCCAAATCTCGACCCGTTTGCTGCGCTTCGAGCAACCGTTATTGCGCTTGCCGAATCTGGCCATACACATGAACCGGTCGGTCAACGAAGACGGCCTGAAATTCAACAAACAAACCGAACTCCCCCTGCTGTTTGCACGCACCAGCGCTCAACAATTGCCCGGCGACCGTTTTACCTCGATGTTGAGCGAGGCCTCGGGCTTGAGTGCCGAGCAAATTTTGAGCTGGGAATTCAACGTCTACGACACGCAAAAAGGCGCTTTTTGGGGGGAAGAGCAATTATTTTACGCCGACAGCCAGTTGGACAATCTGGCATCTTGTCACGCCGGCCTGACGGCGCTGTTGCACGAAGACGCGCTAAACAGCGGCAATACCCTGGTCTGCGCATTTTTCGATCATGAAGAAATCGGTAGTGAAAGCTGCAAAGGCGCCGCCGGCAGTTTTTTGCCGGACATATTGCAGCGCATCTCGGCGACCATGAATTTGAAGGAACAAGATTATCAACGCGCCTTAGCCAATAGCCTGATGATCAGCGCGGACATGGCTCATGCTTACCAACCGAACTTTCCGAATGCCTACGAGCCGGGCCACAAGATCTTTGTCAATCAAGGCCCCGTCGTCAAGATCAATGCCAATCACCGCTACGCCTCTTCATGCCTATCCGAGGCGGCCTTCATAGACATCTGCCGGCAAGCCGAAGTGCCTTTTCAAAAATACGCCCATCGCGGCGACCTGCCTTGTGGCAGCACGATAGGCCCGATCGCTTCGGCAAAACTCGGCATCGCCACTGTAGATGTCGGCAATCCGATGTGGGCGATGCATAGCGCCCGTGAAAGCGCCGGCGTAATGGATCACTCATACATGATCAAAGCGTTAAATCAGTTTTTCTCGCCCTAG
- the msrB gene encoding peptide-methionine (R)-S-oxide reductase MsrB, translating into MADQQVSEQDWRGKLTPEQFHVCREKGTEPPFTGKYTDCTTPGTYHCVCCGQPLFASAHKFHSGCGWPSFWEPITSESLREHEDFSHGMHRIEVTCSHCGAHLGHVFPDGPHPTGLRYCINSVALTLEEQA; encoded by the coding sequence ATGGCCGATCAGCAAGTTAGCGAACAAGACTGGCGGGGAAAACTCACGCCCGAGCAATTTCATGTTTGCCGCGAAAAAGGCACCGAACCGCCATTTACCGGCAAGTACACCGATTGCACGACACCGGGTACTTATCACTGCGTCTGCTGCGGCCAGCCCTTGTTCGCATCCGCGCACAAATTTCATTCCGGGTGCGGCTGGCCCAGCTTTTGGGAACCCATAACCAGCGAAAGCCTGCGGGAGCATGAAGATTTCAGCCACGGCATGCACCGCATCGAAGTGACGTGCAGCCATTGCGGCGCGCATTTGGGCCATGTGTTTCCCGATGGCCCGCATCCTACCGGGCTGCGTTATTGCATCAACTCCGTGGCCTTGACACTGGAAGAACAAGCATGA
- a CDS encoding NAD(P)/FAD-dependent oxidoreductase — MAKIVVLGAGIGGVPMAYEMKEIVGKEHEVVVISDTPTFHFVPSNPWVPPKWRKPEDLKIELAPVMQKKGINFIQKAATKVDPGNNKVDLDDGTSVEYDYLVIATGPRLAFDEVPGLGPHGGYTTSVCHVDHAAVAAQDWDRFMQDPGPIVIGAVQGASCFGPAYEYLMIIETELRKRKIRDKVPMTFVTSEPYIGHLGLGGVGDTKGLLESALRDKTIKWITNAKVDKIEPGMMSVTEVDDDGNEKKKHELPFKHSMMLPAFTGVDAVRNSGAEGLTNPRGFVIVDQYQRNPTYKNVYSVGVCVALPPVEKTPVPTGTPKTGYMIESMVTATAHNIRDQLAGKEPSDVPSLSALCLADLGDSGVAFLAVPQIPPRNTTWSAQGKWVHLAKIAFEKYFMRKVRKGISEPFYERMMLKLMGVVRLK; from the coding sequence ATGGCGAAAATTGTAGTATTGGGTGCGGGTATCGGCGGCGTGCCAATGGCCTATGAAATGAAAGAAATCGTCGGCAAGGAACACGAGGTCGTCGTGATTTCCGATACACCGACTTTCCACTTCGTGCCGTCCAATCCCTGGGTGCCGCCCAAATGGCGGAAACCGGAGGATTTGAAAATCGAGCTGGCGCCGGTCATGCAGAAAAAAGGCATCAACTTCATCCAAAAAGCGGCAACCAAAGTCGATCCCGGCAACAACAAGGTCGATCTGGATGACGGTACTTCTGTCGAGTATGACTATCTGGTCATCGCCACAGGGCCGCGTCTGGCGTTCGACGAAGTACCGGGCTTGGGGCCGCACGGTGGCTACACGACCTCGGTTTGTCATGTCGATCATGCCGCGGTGGCCGCGCAGGATTGGGATAGGTTCATGCAAGACCCAGGCCCGATTGTCATCGGCGCGGTGCAAGGTGCCTCCTGTTTTGGCCCGGCCTACGAATATCTGATGATCATCGAAACCGAGCTGCGTAAACGCAAGATTCGCGACAAGGTGCCGATGACTTTCGTCACCTCCGAACCTTATATCGGGCACTTGGGGCTGGGCGGCGTCGGCGATACCAAAGGTTTGCTGGAAAGCGCGTTGCGCGACAAGACCATCAAATGGATCACCAACGCCAAGGTCGACAAGATCGAGCCCGGCATGATGTCTGTCACCGAAGTCGATGATGACGGTAACGAGAAGAAAAAACACGAATTGCCGTTCAAGCATTCGATGATGTTGCCAGCCTTTACCGGCGTCGATGCGGTGCGGAACAGCGGCGCGGAAGGACTGACCAATCCGCGCGGTTTCGTCATCGTCGATCAGTATCAACGCAATCCGACTTATAAAAATGTGTATTCCGTCGGGGTTTGCGTGGCGCTGCCGCCGGTGGAAAAAACTCCGGTTCCGACTGGTACGCCGAAAACCGGCTACATGATCGAATCGATGGTGACGGCCACCGCGCACAATATTCGCGACCAATTGGCCGGCAAGGAGCCGTCCGACGTGCCGAGCTTGAGTGCCTTGTGTCTGGCAGATTTGGGTGACAGCGGCGTGGCGTTTTTGGCGGTGCCGCAGATTCCGCCCCGAAACACGACTTGGTCGGCACAAGGTAAATGGGTGCATCTGGCCAAGATTGCGTTTGAAAAATACTTCATGCGCAAAGTCAGAAAAGGCATCAGCGAGCCGTTCTACGAACGTATGATGCTGAAGCTGATGGGCGTGGTACGTTTGAAATAG
- a CDS encoding YgaP family membrane protein has translation MSIDRMVMAFAGSFILISLALAHWHSPYWLWFTAFVGANLLQASFSGFCPLAMILKKLGVKSGCAF, from the coding sequence ATGTCTATCGATCGTATGGTAATGGCCTTTGCCGGCTCATTCATCTTGATTAGTCTGGCGTTGGCGCATTGGCATTCGCCGTATTGGCTGTGGTTCACCGCCTTTGTCGGTGCCAATCTGCTGCAGGCATCGTTCAGCGGTTTTTGCCCGCTGGCGATGATATTGAAGAAGCTCGGTGTCAAATCGGGATGCGCGTTTTAA
- a CDS encoding UDP-2,3-diacylglucosamine diphosphatase, with the protein MKQDILFISDLHISLEKTEITRRFLDFLNGRARQAKALYILGDLFDAWIGDDDNTPPNKAIKQALKALTDTGTQVFLLQGNRDFLLGQRFADACGMTLLDEFAVIELGGKRVLLTHGDLLCTDDLPYQAFRIKSHTPEWQQNVLSKPLWLRLLAARWYRLRSFWHKRKKTQDIMDVNQQTVIETMQRHRCETLIHGHTHRPAIHDLLIEGRPAQRIVLADWKKDRAECLYWDGRAFRRDTL; encoded by the coding sequence TTGAAACAAGACATCCTTTTCATCTCCGACCTGCACATCTCGCTGGAAAAGACCGAGATTACCAGGCGTTTCCTGGATTTTTTGAACGGCCGCGCCCGGCAAGCCAAGGCACTGTATATCCTGGGCGACTTGTTCGATGCCTGGATAGGCGACGACGACAATACTCCGCCCAACAAAGCGATCAAACAAGCCTTAAAAGCATTGACCGATACCGGCACTCAAGTTTTTTTGCTGCAAGGCAACCGCGACTTTTTGCTGGGCCAGCGCTTCGCCGACGCATGCGGCATGACCTTGCTGGACGAATTTGCCGTGATAGAACTCGGCGGCAAACGGGTTTTGCTGACCCACGGCGATTTGTTGTGTACGGACGATTTGCCCTATCAGGCTTTCAGGATCAAGTCGCACACCCCGGAATGGCAGCAAAACGTACTGTCCAAACCGCTATGGTTGCGCTTGCTGGCCGCGCGTTGGTATCGCTTGCGCAGTTTCTGGCACAAACGCAAGAAAACCCAGGACATCATGGACGTCAATCAACAGACGGTCATCGAGACGATGCAACGTCATCGCTGCGAGACTCTGATACACGGTCACACGCACAGGCCGGCGATACATGATTTACTCATCGAAGGCCGCCCCGCGCAACGCATCGTGTTGGCGGATTGGAAGAAAGACAGGGCGGAATGTCTGTACTGGGATGGCCGGGCTTTTCGTAGAGATACACTATAA
- a CDS encoding peptidylprolyl isomerase: MSDTQTKVKMTTSLGTIVIELDNAKAPVSAANFADYVKSGFYDGTIFHRVIPGFMAQGGGFDTSFNQKTTKAPIKNEADNGLKNDRGTLAMARTNDPNSATAQFFINYKDNGFLNHTSPTPSGWGYAVFGKVVEGMEVVDEMAKQPTGNRGMHQDVPKTDIIIEKAEIVE; the protein is encoded by the coding sequence ATGTCCGACACCCAAACCAAAGTCAAAATGACCACTTCGCTGGGCACCATCGTCATCGAACTGGATAATGCCAAAGCCCCTGTTTCCGCGGCCAATTTTGCCGACTACGTCAAAAGCGGCTTTTACGACGGCACAATCTTTCACCGCGTGATTCCAGGCTTCATGGCCCAAGGCGGCGGTTTCGACACCAGTTTCAATCAAAAAACCACCAAGGCGCCGATCAAAAACGAAGCCGACAACGGCCTGAAAAACGACCGCGGCACCCTCGCGATGGCACGGACCAATGACCCCAATTCCGCCACCGCGCAGTTTTTCATCAATTATAAAGACAACGGCTTTTTGAACCACACCAGCCCAACCCCGAGCGGCTGGGGCTATGCGGTCTTCGGCAAGGTGGTCGAAGGCATGGAAGTGGTCGACGAAATGGCCAAACAACCGACCGGCAACCGCGGCATGCACCAAGACGTGCCCAAAACCGACATCATCATCGAAAAAGCCGAAATCGTCGAATAA